The genomic window CGCCGGGCGGGACGGCCCCGAGCTTCTGGAACAAGGCCGTGCCCGCGCCGCCCCTGATGCCCTCGCCGGCCAAGGTCTGGAGCGAGCTGCTCTATCCCCGCGAGTACCCGCTGGCCTTCTTCGAGATGAGCTTCCTTCTCCCGCACTTCCTGAAGGAGGGGCGCGGCACGCTCGACGTCTACTTCACGCGGGTCTACAACCCGGTGTGGACGAATCCCGACGGGCTGTCGTGGATCGAGGCCCTGACGGACGAGAGCAAGGTCGGACTCCACGTGTGTCTGACGCCGATCTGGAGCGAGACGGCCTGGTTCGCGGACTACGTGCTCCCCATGGGACACGGCTCCGAGCGCCACGACCTGATGAGCCAGGAGACCCACGCGGCCCGCTGGATCGGCTTCCGCCAGCCCGTCCTGCGCGTCGCCCTGGAAAAGCAGGGCCGACGCTTCCCGACCACGTGGGAGGCGCATCGGGCGGCCGGCGTGGGGGAGATCTGGGAGGAGGACGAGTTCTGGATCGAGCTCAGCTGGCGGATCGACCCGGACGGCCACCTCGGCATCCGCCGGTACTTCGAGGCCCCCTCCCGTCCCGGCGAGAAGCTCACCGTGGACGACTTCTACGGCTGGATCTTCGAGCACTCGGTCCCGGGACTGCCGGAGGCGGCGGCCCGGGAGGCGCTGACGCCGCTCGCCTACATGCGGAAGTACGGCGCGTTCCTGGTCGAGGATGGCGTCTACCGCACGCACGAGAAGACGCTCACCCCGGCCGAGCTCGAGGGGGCCACGGCGGACCCGGTGTCGGGGCTCATCACGAAGGGTGGGGCCCCCATCGGCGTGGACGTGGATGGCCGGCCCATGGTGGGCTTTCCCACGCCGTCGCGGCGGCTCGAGTTCTACTCGAAGACCCTCCGGGAGTGGAAGTGGCCCGAGTACGCGCTGCCGGGATACATCCGGAGCCACGTGCACTGGTCCGAGATCGACCGCGCGAAGGGCGAGTTCCTGCTGCTGCCGACCTTCCGGCTGCCGACCCTCATCCACACGCGCTCGGGCAATGCCAAGTGGCTCTACGAGATCTCCCACTCGAACCCCGTCTGGATGCACCCCCGGGACGCCGAGCGACTGGGCGTCGGGACCGACGACCTGGTGAAGATCCACACGGAGATCGGGTCGTTCGTGGACAAGCTCTGGGTGACCGAGTCGATCCGCCCCGGGGTCGTCGCCTGCTCCCACCACCTCGGGCGCTGGCGCCTCAGCGAAGAGACCGGGGGGGACCGCTGGTCGACGGCGCTCGTCAAGCTCGAGCCCGGGAGCCCCGGCCAGTGGCGGATGCGGACGATCCACGGCATCCGTCCCTTCGCGAGCTCAGATCCGGACTCCGCGCGCATCTTCTGGGAGGACGCCGGCGTTCATCAGAACCTGACCTTCCCGGTCCAGCCGGACCCCGTGAGTGGGCAGCACTGCTGGCACCAGAAGGTCCGGATCGCGCGAGCCGGTGTCGACGATCGCTACGGTGACATCGCGGTGGACACCACCAAGGCGCACCAGGTCTA from Candidatus Methylomirabilota bacterium includes these protein-coding regions:
- a CDS encoding molybdopterin-dependent oxidoreductase; this translates as MPPARGPEPLNPAAQGLTPPAGGLQSFPPVARWDDWEEYDPAAWPRKVARRSQLVPTICFNCEAACGLLAYIDPATLKVQKFEGNPEHPGSRGRNCAKGPATLNQVEDPERIRAPLKRAGKRGEGRWVPVSWDEALDDIAGRVRRALVEGRRNEVMYHVGRPGHELVYHQRILHAWGIDGHNSHTNVCSASARAGYAFWHGLDRPSPDHAHARFILLLSSHLESGHYFNPHAQRIIEGKTRGAKVCAIDTRLSNTASMADYWLSPWPGTEAALLLAMCQVIIQERLYDREFLRRWVNWAEYLRDDHPDRPPTFETFEALLPALYAEYTPEFAERESGVPAATLVEVAREVGRAGSALATHVWRNAAAGNLGGWQVARALEFLVVLVGAVATPGGTAPSFWNKAVPAPPLMPSPAKVWSELLYPREYPLAFFEMSFLLPHFLKEGRGTLDVYFTRVYNPVWTNPDGLSWIEALTDESKVGLHVCLTPIWSETAWFADYVLPMGHGSERHDLMSQETHAARWIGFRQPVLRVALEKQGRRFPTTWEAHRAAGVGEIWEEDEFWIELSWRIDPDGHLGIRRYFEAPSRPGEKLTVDDFYGWIFEHSVPGLPEAAAREALTPLAYMRKYGAFLVEDGVYRTHEKTLTPAELEGATADPVSGLITKGGAPIGVDVDGRPMVGFPTPSRRLEFYSKTLREWKWPEYALPGYIRSHVHWSEIDRAKGEFLLLPTFRLPTLIHTRSGNAKWLYEISHSNPVWMHPRDAERLGVGTDDLVKIHTEIGSFVDKLWVTESIRPGVVACSHHLGRWRLSEETGGDRWSTALVKLEPGSPGQWRMRTIHGIRPFASSDPDSARIFWEDAGVHQNLTFPVQPDPVSGQHCWHQKVRIARAGVDDRYGDIAVDTTKAHQVYRRWLNLARPAPGPGNLRRPLWLPRAYKPDPSAYRLEP